One window from the genome of Bacteroidales bacterium encodes:
- a CDS encoding AEC family transporter — MNTIVDQILILGILAVVGVIAFRFKILKEDAKGVIEKIIFYISLPLLIVTKLSTLEFTDEILRNAGLVILFTYGIMFFQLFLGKLSARIFGLKKPQAVIHSLHYMFGNIVFLGFPLLDALMPGGEALLYAALYQLVLNTILWSYGVIQLDPGNKQRGLGQLKKLVNPNTIALVLGLLMMLLSLRFPPLLQKAFSGLGSTTLYLAMLYIGILLAQMKIKEVFKLSIFTFSFNKLILSPVIFLFFFHFLIKYFAIPLNATAFTVLILESAMPAMTILVLLAKRFGADDSLAMKNFFVSTILSLISLPFILYLLQWVQT, encoded by the coding sequence ATGAATACCATAGTTGATCAGATATTAATTTTAGGCATACTGGCAGTAGTTGGTGTTATTGCTTTCCGCTTTAAAATATTAAAAGAAGATGCTAAGGGAGTAATAGAAAAAATTATCTTCTACATTAGTCTGCCTCTATTGATTGTTACAAAACTTTCTACTCTCGAATTTACTGATGAAATTCTTCGTAATGCAGGATTGGTTATTCTATTTACTTATGGGATAATGTTTTTTCAGCTTTTTTTAGGGAAGTTGAGCGCTCGGATTTTTGGATTGAAAAAACCGCAAGCCGTTATTCATAGTTTGCATTATATGTTTGGGAATATTGTGTTTTTGGGGTTTCCGCTTTTAGATGCTTTAATGCCCGGAGGAGAAGCTTTGCTTTATGCCGCTTTATATCAATTAGTTTTAAATACCATTTTATGGTCGTATGGAGTAATACAGCTTGATCCCGGCAATAAACAAAGAGGGCTGGGACAATTGAAAAAACTAGTGAATCCAAATACTATTGCTTTGGTTCTGGGTTTGCTAATGATGTTGCTTTCGCTGCGTTTCCCACCTCTTTTGCAAAAAGCGTTTAGTGGGTTGGGAAGTACTACTTTGTATTTAGCAATGCTTTATATTGGGATATTATTGGCGCAAATGAAAATAAAAGAAGTATTTAAACTTTCTATATTCACCTTTAGTTTTAATAAACTGATTTTAAGTCCGGTAATTTTCCTTTTTTTCTTTCATTTTTTGATTAAATATTTTGCAATTCCTTTAAATGCAACTGCTTTTACCGTTTTAATTTTAGAATCGGCTATGCCGGCTATGACTATTTTAGTGCTTTTGGCTAAACGTTTTGGTGCTGATGATTCTCTTGCAATGAAAAACTTTTTTGTAAGTACTATTTTGAGTTTAATCAGTTTGCCCTTTATTCTTTATTTGTTGCAGTGGGTACAAACATAG